The genomic interval GGCCCGAGCAGTTGTCCTGACTAGGCTAGAtcttaatattatcattattatttatttttaaagttatattttttatatttaagttcgTCCCACTGAACCAAAATCCTACCCTCCCTGCATTAATCAACCAAATTATTTGTTATGACAATTACTTTCGTCCCATCATGACGATAAGCATTTCAAAGCAATGAATCATCCTCGATGAGATGGTGAGTGCAGCCTAAGTCAAGGATCCAATCATTGTGATAGTCGATGGATGCATTTGCATTAGCATTTCTTTCAACCACCTCATTCAAAAAGCATGTCGGATCTCGCATTTTGTTGTTGATGGATCTTGTTTTTTTGTCCTTTTGAATTCTCATGTTCCCACTTCTTTCTTGCTCCGACATTTCTAGAGTatcatttgaaattgaaatttcatcCACCGTAGACGTTAAATCCCACAAAGTCCTCCCCTTGAAGAAAAGCTTCCATACACATGGGCTAGCACTTGTAATTAGTACCTACAAGTTTCTCCATGTCATTCTATGTAAGGCTAATTccactcattttcattttaccAATTAAAGATTTGTTCTAAGAAGAATTTTTCTTCTACATGTGAATTCCTCTCTCATGTAACacgtgtttgttaatcaagatatagaatgaaaaatataagatgtgAGAAGCATTTTGGACCTTTTAGCTTTCCAACgtgtttattaaaattatttgacaatttttaaaaaaaccttcatgtgacttcttatctgaCATTTTACAGATAAATGTAAATTACTCATATGCCCcttttaagataattaatgtcatttaatacattttaaaatttaaatttattaagtcttatttttacaataaagttggttttaaaagaacttatttatttaagtcttgtaattaatgtcatttaatacatGTTTAAATTGccatatgttttgacaatttttaaaaattaaatgacattatttatttattaaaatataaatttctctctctttatatatatattttattatctaatacaaattcctttcattgtttttttaaattattttattcaattttatattttattatctaatatgaaaatatattttgacaatttttaattatctaagtggaattattgtaattgtaccaataagtttttttagaatatatttttgaacataaatttagaaaataaaatattatttttattttttgacaattcacattaatcataaaacactgttttaattataaatttgttattgatcTTAAGATAcagttttgaatgaatttggtaatacatatattttggtaaaaaaaactcatatctTGATGTTTATCATATGCacttaacaaatatatgaaaagaaaaaaatataatttttaataaattacaaaaaaattaacgaATAGTCtgatataaattttgaaatacttcTCAGCCTTATTTTGgttattccatatcttgatttaaaaaatatttcaattttatcttgatattcccttatcttgttcattttagCAAACATTACTTTAATAgacaaggaaataaaaattattagacaGCCAAGTCAAACCTACTTTTGATACCATGGAACAAAAACGTTTAGTCTGAAAACATGAGAAAAAGATAAATGTTTTAGTCATTAAACCGTGTACAATTTATAAGctgaaagataaaaaaatatcagtTATCTACTTTGACAAATGGACCATGATCTTCTGTTAAAAGTGAACCACAATATCCTCCTAAAAAAGCTCTAACAGCACTCAAATGGAAacaaataactaataaaaaagCAATGAATGAGTCAACATGATGGACTCAACcgacaaagaaaataaacattgcatcaaaataaattatagtagTAATTTATCTAAGTTTTATCCCAGTTTTGAAGAGCCCTTAATAGTAGTAATTTGGATGCCATATTTCATTCTTACATAACAATGTTTGGCCTGGTTTTGTAGATCCAAAGTGGGACTCTTCGCGCATCAGACACATTTCCTAATGACAGACATCTAATTGAATTATGGGCACCAACTTCTCAAAAACTCAAGCTAACGGCATCCGTGAACAATTTGGATCAAAAAGACACCAACTCTGCAATCTCCTACGAGGACATAACGTTCCGGGACATCCTCTTTGACTCAAGCTATGGCGGCGGCGGCCTTCTGGTGATCGATTCTGCCAGAATCCGCATAGACAGTTGCTTCTTTCTCCACTTCACCTCCCAAGGAATCCTCGTCCAAAGAGGCCATGAAACCTTCATATCAAGCTCCTTCCTCGGACAACACTCAACGGTTGGCGGCGATGAGGGTGAGCGAGACTTTACCGGCACCGCCATCGACATTGCCAGCAATGACAATGGCGTGACAGACGTCGCCATCTTCTCGGCGGGCACCGGGATTGTTGTGAGGGGCGAGGCCAACTTGATCACTGGGGTGCATTGCTACAACAAGGCAACTTTCTTTGGTGGCGTTGGCATTCTGGTTAAAGCTGCACAAACAAGAATAGTGAATTGTTACTTGGATTTCAATGCTATAGTGATTGAAGACCCGTTTCAAGTTCATGTTTCTAATGGGTTTTTCCTCGGAGATGGCAACGTTGTGCTCAAGTCGATCAAAGGCCGGATCTCAGGCTTGAACATAGTCAATAATATGTTCTCCGGGGAGCCCAAGAACATGGTGCCTATTGTTAAGCTAGACGGACAGTTCAGAGAAGTCGATCAAGTAGTGATTGATCAGAACATGGTGAATGGGATGAGGTTGAGATCTACGGTTGGGAAATTGGCCGTGCCAGGAAATGGGACCAAGTGGGTGGTTGATTTTTCGTCCGTTTTGGTGTTCCCTGACCTAATTAATCATGTTCACTACTCATTCTATGCCCCGACCCCAGGGATTAGGGGATTTCCGGTACATGCAGTGACTAATGTTTCCGGTAatgtggtggtggtggagagCGACAAGGCAGTCAATGCAGTGGTGTCTGTGGTGGTTGATCAGAATAACCAGGCAGGAGAAAGGAACTTTCTCAAGTGAGGCAAGGAAGCAAGCTGTACCACTGGATCAATTTTAGCGTCACGACACAGCACGATATCAGTTACCACTTTCAAGATTTAACACGATAAAACTTCGTCCTTCATGAAGCCAAGACGCTATCTCCTAAGGATATTTGTGATTGCCGGACTGATTTTGTGGGATGGTAATATCATATGGATAAAAGGTGGTACTAAACATGATTATGAACATTGTATTTATTAGCATAGAATAATCAATCAGATAATACAAGAGTTGTTTGAACTTATTACTTGTACCAAGTTGGGTTCACGTTGGGTACTTATTTACTTGTAACCCGGATTTGGATCTATGATGTTTAACCCAATGACAAATGAATCTAGATGGGATCATTGACTCATTGACCCAGACCACTAACAGCCCTATTAGTGCATTTTACGCGGTGGCTGTCTACTGCTagcatgaaagaaaatgaaagaacaagATGTGAGCTTAGATAATACATACCCAGCGAAATGCCATGCCTTTCCCAGAACAATTAACCACCATCCCATCAACAACATTCTTGTAATTGCATTTCTGTACACAGCTGGAAGATCACTGCCATCAGAAAATCACTTATCAGCAAGACAAGCTATTCATCAAAGCTACCAGATTTGGTACCGAAATGCATTACATACCATGTATGCAGTGGAAGCTTTAAAAACACAAATTCCTGCTGCCCCCAGACTTGCCGAGTTACCAGATAGCACCCGCATAATCGTCAGGGTTGTTATACCCTCATGCAAAACTGCTTCAATTTACTTGTTCCATACACTGAAACACTTACAGTCGTTTAATGCACTACCATTTCCTAAAGACCATGGAAGTCAAACCGTCTCCacttttgaaattatttgaCGACCGTTAAACGCACCATTAGCAAGTAAAACTAGTAGCATGTGCTTTACAGTGGCAACAGTGTCATTGCTCAACTGAGCGACCTGCCAAGCATGCTATGTAACTACTATGGTAAGAAGACTGCTACACATCCAAGAACAAACTGAAAAGAAAGGCTGATCAAAGCTGGAGGACCTTCCAAACCATAACAAAAGATTGGAATCAAAGAGTGCACTTATGAAGTTTCACAACTAAAGTAGAAAACTTAAGTGTTCCATATATAAGAAAGCTATGTATGTTTAACAATCAGGTACACTTCCCCAGCTTAATCCTCATCCATCTATGCATGGATTAGATTAAACATGCTTCTCAGTGTATGCTGTGATTACTCACATGCTCAACTTCTATT from Diospyros lotus cultivar Yz01 chromosome 8, ASM1463336v1, whole genome shotgun sequence carries:
- the LOC127808367 gene encoding polygalacturonase QRT3, which translates into the protein MKPFLALASLLLFLLLLILLMALEATCSLQTQKLYEFQRRLREKTLSAVAAKPLPSPAAVKNATARVFYPIGYGADPTGAQDSSDAILSALADASQVEIGFQLLPGIKDLGGAVVDLQGGDYKIGKPIRFPPGVGNVVIQSGTLRASDTFPNDRHLIELWAPTSQKLKLTASVNNLDQKDTNSAISYEDITFRDILFDSSYGGGGLLVIDSARIRIDSCFFLHFTSQGILVQRGHETFISSSFLGQHSTVGGDEGERDFTGTAIDIASNDNGVTDVAIFSAGTGIVVRGEANLITGVHCYNKATFFGGVGILVKAAQTRIVNCYLDFNAIVIEDPFQVHVSNGFFLGDGNVVLKSIKGRISGLNIVNNMFSGEPKNMVPIVKLDGQFREVDQVVIDQNMVNGMRLRSTVGKLAVPGNGTKWVVDFSSVLVFPDLINHVHYSFYAPTPGIRGFPVHAVTNVSGNVVVVESDKAVNAVVSVVVDQNNQAGERNFLK